Genomic segment of Sarcophilus harrisii chromosome 4, mSarHar1.11, whole genome shotgun sequence:
CcaccacagtaaaaaaaaaaaaaaaaaaaaaaaaggctgctttaaatatttttgtacatgtgggttcttttctactttcttttgagTTCTCAAGTACAGCCCGAGTAAtggtattattggatcaaagagtatgcacagtttagtaacttttagTAACTAATGGAGGTAGTGCCAGTGGTGTCAATTCACAGATCTACCAATAATATAACAATGTGCCTGTTTTCTGGTagctcttccaacatttatcattttcctttttttaaaaataactttcacAATATGATAGATGTAagatagaatctcagagtttcTTCAATTTTAACTTCTCTAATTGTTAGTGATTttgaacatttatatatatatatatatatatatatattgaatttcttcTCTAGAGACCTCCTACTCATATgtgttgaccatttatcaactgtaGAACAGTTgtgaaaaattttttatttttccaattacatgtaaaaacaacttttagcactcatttttcaaaattctgaGCTCCaagttctctcctttcctttttctccctccttgagAAAGCAAAGAATTTGATATAGATGATACATATGCTGTCATGCaaacaatatttctatattaattacattactaaagaaaatatggaccagaacctaaacaagaaaaattaagaattttttaaaaagtctgtttCTTCCTGCATTCAGatcccatcagttctttctggggaattggatagcattttctcttaatcataaatccttcagaattatctgGAATCATTGTGTTGCAGAGAATAACTAAGTGGTTGATCATTGTATGAAATTGCTGTTATTCtgtacaatatttttctggttctgcttacttcactttgcatgtaATACATGTAAGTCttgtcaggtttttctgaaagtttcctgcttgtcatttcatgtagtataatagtattctatcacaatcatatgccacatcttgttcagtcatttcccaattgatgagcatcccatcagtttccaaatctttgccactacaaaagaactgctacaaatatttttattactcttataaatttgattcagttctatGTAAATGTTGTAAATGAGAcacttatcaaagaaacttgaagaaaaagttttcctcctttttccatcTAATTTGAaatgcattggttttatttgtgcaaaaactttttttttttttttttttaacattttatgtatTGCTTATTCTGTCTTCTTCACTTCTCTTTGTACCTTATTTCATCGGGAACCATTCCCCTATAGCTATATCATATTACTTTCTTGCTATTCTGTTTATGATGTTACCCTTTATGTTTAAGTCATGTGTCCATTTGGATTTCATCTGGAATATTATCTGAGATGCTGATCTTTATTTAGTTTCTGCCAGATTACTTTTCACTTTCCCCAGCAGTTTTGGTTGAACAGTAAGTTCCTTTTTCAGTAGTTTAGTTTGTCAAACATTGTACTACTGTTTTTGTTCGCTTCTGCTTACTGTGTACCTAATGTTTCACTGAATGACCTcactatttcttaaccagtaacaaatcattttgatgactactttgtaatatagtttgaaatgtgGGATTGCTAGGcctctttccttcccactttatttcattatttcccttgaagttcttgacttttttgttcCTTGAGatgaattcattattattattattttttagcttCATAATCTTTTGGTAGTTTGGCATGTAACTGAACAAATAAATTCAcatagggagtattgtcatttttattatgttagctcaTCCTCCCCAAGAGCAATTgatatttcattccatttttatttgtgtaaagaaTGTTTTATAGTTTTTGATAAGAGTCCTTTTGtatgtcttggcaagtagacagTCAAGTATTTCATATTCTCTGTAATTTttagaattctattttattttcagttccatctcttcccctttctaagccattaagaagacaaaaataaaaacaaaagcaatttttGGAGTTATTTAGCTGGAATTCTATTGCTTTCTGTCAAGTTTTGtggataatataatataaagaaatgctgatttcCTTTTCCTGGTTTGGTCCTGAACATTCAAGAGTCACACATGTATAGACAATTACTTCCTATTTTTGCTAATAAAGCGATAAATTCATTATCTATACCTTGTAGAAATGAATATACTGCAGTACCCTTGAAAAGTGAGCACTCATGTGGACAAGACTCAAGTTGATCCATCTTAGTAATGGTTCTGCTAATACAGCCCAGCAGAAACCACACAGAACAAATCTATTCCTTCTACATGACAGATCTTCACTCATTCAAAGACAGTGATCTTGTTTGTGTCCTTCTTCCCTACTTCTTTGAagccccccttcctctctcccctccctccccgccccaaCTAACTCCTTAAATGGCTTTCTTTCTAGACTCCATACATGCTGATCACCCCTAATCTGGACACATTCCAGTTTATCAGTGTCTCTCCCTCTTAAAAAGAGGTGCCCAAGTCTGATTTTCCCAAGGCAATTCACAATGGTTAGCTTGGTTCTTACAAGCAAAGTAGGAGTCAAGGTCATTTGTTAAGATAAGGTAGGAAGTGTGGGTGGTGGGGCAAGCTGAGGCttcaggagagagaaaaggagtatAGCAGGGATTCTAGAAATACTGGGTTGGCCAGGAACAAAGATGAAGAAAGCAGGTTTTTTGATTCAGACTTGGGGATTAACAAAAGGGCAAAGACATGAAGGCATCTCCCCTGAGGGTTTTTCAATTTCCAAAGAGAATCACAGGCTGAGAATTTAAGCTAAAAAATGGAATCACTGTTGGTAGAATCCGTGCAGTGGACGCGTAGTGTGCCAGGTAGAATTGGGAGGATTACTTAGGGCTGGAGGGTTCCCAGAACCCTTCAAATCATGTCACTGCTTAAAGCTTTATCTCTGATGGAAAAGCTCAAGTTTGGGCACCTTTCCAGTCTCTCTGGAGCATACACATCCCTGCAGAGGGCTTGGCAAGTGAGTGCTGCCCATTTGGAGGAGGCACGAAGCATAATCGTTATCAGGAAGAAGGAGCAGAGCTAAGGCCTCTCACACCAGACGCATGGATTGACAGCAGGGGGCAATTTCATCTGCGGTCACTGTGTGGCCTGTGCTTTTTCCAACCTCCCcacaaagaagtagaaaaggaatttaagaaGAAACAAAGATGTTCTATTAAATGAGCTTTTGACCTAGATTCAGATTATTAGGTTCAATTCTCAATGGTCATTTACTTTGTGACTGTGGACGAACCACCTTTTggttctctgggcctcagtttctgtatctgtaaaatgaggggtccACCACTCTCCTAGCAATCTTTCCATCATACAACACTTAGAGTAGATATTGACCAGAAACACCGCCTTGGTTTCCAATAGTTGGAAATTTTTCTAGCATTCCTGAATCTTCTCTCTTGGCTTTTGTCTCTATGCCTTTATTTTTGTTGGCGTCTTGTTTTGGTATATCTAAAAAAGGGACCACAAATCAGAGTGCTTTACATTTCACATCTGTGCTAACTCCATAGCCTTCCCCTCATATCTTTCTAAGTTTTAAGTTCTTGTCTATCCCAATTCAAGGGTCACCTGCTCCAGGAGGCCTTCCCCATTCCTTCTCCTCAATACCATGTGGCAATGACCTTTCTTCTTCATAATCCCCCCAGAAGCACTTTGTTCTTGAAGCACTTCATTGTGCTGTTCTTTACAGGAGGGGGGCAGGTTCATCTCCTTCAGAGAACTCTGAGGTGCTTACCCTAAATTTCCCATCTCCCTCGCACTTCTGACAAGTGTTCTGTAGACCAGAGACCCTTAATAAATGGCAGTCTTGTTGAATCAATTCCCATGGCTGTTTTGTTCCTGCCATAATTCTCAACTATTTTTGGTCTTGAAACCCTTTTATACTGTTAATTATTGAGAATCCTGCTcacaaagagtttttatttatgcGGGCTGAGTCTGTACTTGTGGGATATTAactgtattagaaatgaaaatgtcttGCTATTATTACTGTAAAGTTTTGTCCTTATCCCCTTAaaacaatggttctcaaacttttgttttcagtatctttatcctattaaaattactgaggatctctccaaagcgtttttgtttatctgggttatatttctagacatttaccatattggaaataaaaactatttttgaatttgtagaccctctaaaagggtttcagagatccccaggattctttataccatactttgagaaccattgcctTAAAATATCTAAGGATACCCAGGTGTCCctagaccacactttgagaaatCATAATTACAAACAGCTGAGGGCCATCTCCCCAGATCTATACCTGGCCACCGGACCCAGATGGCTCCGGAGGGGaaagacaggtgaccttgcagaccctccctcacttcaatccaagtcacttgcatgtcatggcatcacttccctgatatcaTAGTCCTCTTCAGGAAACAACTGTGTGTCAAGGCAGCctggtggctcagtggacagagcactgggtgTGAGTTaaggagacccgagttcaaatccagcctagaCTTTCACTGGGTGACCCTGTGCGAGACCTTAACTGAAGTTTGCCTTAAATGTACTGGAGCAAGAAAAGGCAAAGGGGTCCAAGagatttgccaagaaaaccccaagtgggctcacagaattggacatgactgaacagcaagaCTCTGTGCCATGTACTGTGTTAAGTATTTAGCCCTCACAACATCCTTGGCAGGCAGGTAACTGtcacccattttgcagatgaggaaactgaggcacttaCCTCTCACTGGTCAAATTTCTCATTTGCCTAAAGCTAAAAATAAATTCTGCTTAATAAGGTGGTTGACATTTGTTGCTCAGTGTTATTAAGGAGAATCTAAGCCTTTGGTGCACAGCTACATAGAAACAGCTTTCTTCCTTTGTGTCTACTTCTCTAGTTACCTGTTCACAATATGGCAGAAGGAATATAAAGTTTACCTGGAAGTTAtgggttcaagtctcacttcTGCCTATTTAGAGCTGTGTGACCACAGACAATCATTAATTCATCTCTCTGGACCAGCTTCCCTGTGGTTTTGTATGTCGGCAATAATCCCATAATTCCTTGATGAACTTTCCTCAGAGTTTGTCTGGGGCCCCACAGGAGACAACACAAGTAAATCATTTCAGGGTCAGCTCTTGTCAGCGCTGGGCCCTTCCAGAGCCACAGCTCCAAAGCTTTGCCTCTCAGCATTTTACTCCCCTTTGTTTTCATCTCCCTCTTTGCTTATGTTGTCCTAGTCATTCTCCCCCTCCTTTGCCCTGTTATATGGTCCATCTTGGTGTTTCTTCCTCCATCTATATGTTGGCTTCTTTGATCTACACCTGACTCCTGTTTCAGGTTCCCATCCATCTCTGCCTGTTTTTACATATCGTGTTTGCCCCGCCCGGTCCTTTATAGTGCAGCAACCTTCTTTGCCGTTTCTGCCATGTCTCTtctatttccccctttccctttttgccCTTGTTCCTGACAGTTCTCTTCAGATGCCTCTTATCTCTCATCTCCCAATCTCCTGGTCACTGTCTCTTCCTGCCTCCTCTGTCTCCCTGCCTTTGTCTATCTCTatccctctttgtctctgcccGTTTTCCCATTTTGGTCTCACTGTAACGGTGTCCTCAGTATCTGGGACTCCCTATCTCTGTTCCTGCTTCAGTCTCTTTTTGTtactctccttctctttccctcttttggtTTGTCACCGTATGTAGTATCTCTTTCTCACTTCCttctatgtgtgtctgtctctcactctgCTTTCCCCCCACTATCACGCTTCCTCTTTGTTTAGCTTTTAGTCCCTCCATTCTGTCCAGGGGGAGGGCTGTTCTTTCATTTGGAGCAGAGAAGTGACTGGAAACTGCTGAAATTTCCCATAAGCTAGGACATTTTCCTGGAGGAAAATGACCTAATAAAAGTGAAGATATTGACAATATTTATGAGGGATGGACTCCTGCACAGCTTCTGAAAGAAAGATGTTCCTTAACCCTCCCTAGGTCCAAGGgatcctcccctctcttctcaaAAAGAGAGCCTGGCTCTGGGTGCCTCTGAGTGGTTCTATGCTCTCACACGGCCCAGGTTACAAGAAAGATCAGCTCCAGATTCAGAGttcttgtattttctttaaaggggatggggggggggggggggggacacagGGGGTACGGAGCAGAGGGATAATGAGTGAAGAATTAGGGTCAGGGGCAAACAATGATCAGTGCAgctaaaaacaaatcaacaatcTTGGGACCCTGGTGCCCACCATTCCATGTGTTGAGATTACCCCGATTATTGGCTATTCCCACTGTTTATAGACAGCAGCCAGGGGATCACCATCCATGGCCATGGAGTCTGACTGGTATGACTTTTCTATCCCCCTACCCAGACTGCCGCTGAAGGGTAAGAAGCCCCATTTACTCCATCAGTTTCAACTGGCTCGACCCTTTCTACGTCCATCTATGTGTCCAAATTGTAGAGATCCAGCCCCTGCTGGGTCCCTAGTTGGCCCAACGGGGAAAACTGTCTCATGAAAAATGGCAAACACCAGTTAATGTTCCCAATTCAGCTGTTAACACCAGCACCTAGGTTCTCCTCCCAGGAGCATGGGGCCGAGGCCCGCTTCTGCTCCCCGAACTCCAGGACTAAGGAACCCCCGGCACCTGGTGCATCTGGGGCCCAGGGGATTAAACCCCGTGCTCCTTCCTGATCTTAGCCTCCTGTCCCCGAGATCACAAGTCTGGGCTAATCCTGCCGCTTGGAGGAGGTGTCCTCTCTGTGTGGAGGCCTGGCGTAATCCTCCCTCCCCCGTCCCCCGGTGCTTCTGGTCTCCTTCTTTGTGGGCGAGGCTCGGGCCCAGGGGCCACTGATGAGCAGGTCGATGAGTAACTTCATGCTCATGATGGTGATGGCGAGCAGCCCGACTCCCCAGAGCACagtgaaggggagggggaagcggGGGTGGTGCCGGAGCAGCTGCAGGCTGGTCCATCCCAAGGGCAGCAGGCGGAAGACCAGCAGGGTGGCCAGCGTGGCCCAGCTGACCAGGCAGCAGAGCAGGGAGGACCGCAGGCCGGCCAGCAGAAGCAGCTTCCGCAAGTGCAGGCAGGCCGAGTTCACCTCCAACAGCAGAGGCACCACGGAGATGCTCAGGCAGCTTCCCGGCATCACAGCCACACTCAGGCAGCCCACTGCCTAGGGGTCAGAGGCCAGGGGTCAGCGACCTCTCATGACTTCCCAGGCCTCCTGTCCTGGCCAAGGCCAGGCTTTAGGATTCTCGGGCTTCCCATGAGACCTCAAGCACTCTTCTCCAGGACTCACCCCACCGCCACCCCCATCCAGGTGACTGAGGGGCTTTCAATGATTTTGGTGGAATTGATAGTCTTCAAATAAGGACATGACCTATTCTGAagtgcctcccctccccctccagtcCATTCACTCTCACTGCCTCAGGCCTGTACTTACACATCCCCAAACAGTCACACCTCCCAAATCCCATCGTAGCTACAGGGAGTCAGGGTGGGTGGGTGCTCAGAGGGGCTTCGGGACCCCGCCCACGCCGCGGGGGCAGGGCTTCTAGGGAGCACAGAACTCAAGGGCCTAACCCGGCAGTCTTAAGCCTTTTGTACTCCTCCCGAGTTAGAACCTCGGCCTCCCGGCTCCGGCGCacgagagggagaggcagaggcagagagaggagacGCCCTTTCCGCTCCTGACTCGGTGCAGAAAAGTGGCAAGCGGGTCAGAACTAGAAACAGCCCCGCCAGGCGCCCGAGGTCCTTAAGCGCCGGGGGCGCGATCCCGGGGCAGACGCTTCAGGAGCTGACATCCCCGAGACCCCCCTGGGGTCGTCGTTTGCTAAAGCAGCGGGAGGCCGAGAGGTGAAGGCTGGCTCGGGCACTGCCAGGGGGGCAGCGCCTCCCACCCGGGAAGGCTGCGGGCCGAGGCCCCCCGGGCCGCCTCCACCCCTTCCCTGCCGCTCCTGCTCCCGCTCCCAGCCTCACCAGCGCGTGGTGACAGAGCAGGTGCCACGATGGGCCCAAGGGCTGATTCCACAGGAGATCCACCGCATCTGCCAGGAAGTAACCTGCGGGGTCGGGGGGAGGGGCTGAGCGCGGGGAAGCCGGGAGCAGGCAGAGGGGCGCCCCGCGGGCCCCCCGCGCTCCGCCCCCGCCGCCGGCTGCCCCACTCACCGACCGACAGAGACACCAGGGCGGCCGTCCCGGGGGGGCAGCCGCGGGCGAAATCCGAGACCAGATGGGAGTACTGGGACATCCTGGGAGAGGGGACGGCGGAGGTCAGAGCCGCGCCCGCCCCCCGGCTCTCGTGCCCCCCGCACCAGAGCcgcgcccccgcccccccccggCTCTCTGGGGGCTCCCCCGCCCCCCCGCACCAGAGCAGCGCCCCCGCCCCGGACAGCAGGCTGTGCACGAGCGAGGCGCAGATGTTCCTCCACATCCAGCGGTCCTGGGGGTCTGCGAGGCGCGGGGCGGGCGCCAGCCTGAGCCCCCGGTGCAGCCCCCGGAACAGAGCGAAGGAGGCGGCCGCCACCGTGAACCCCGCCGGCGCCATGGAGGGTCGCGCGCCGTCCGCCGGTCCGGCTGTCAGCGCTGGCGCCCGCCTCCCGGCCGTGCGTCCTGGCGAGCCTCGGCGGGTCCCTGCCCCGTCCCAGCGCGGCGGCCGCCCGGGGCTCAGACTCCTTCTCCGGCGCTTTCCCGCCCGCCGCTTCCAAAAGCTCGGGGAACTTTTTTGGAGTTGGGCCACGCCCCCACGGCCCGATCTCCGTCCCCATTGGCTTCGGCGCCAGGAGCCCGCCCCCGTAACCACGGCAAAACGCCGGGGCCCGCCCCCGCGTGGTCCTGGCCGGGGACACTCCCACGTGCACCTTCCAGATCCCGGGGAGTCGGAACTTCCCCTGGGATCCCTGCGGAGGTGGGAGCTGCGTGCCCGGGACGGGCGGAGCGGCCTGTGGAGGTCTGTGCGCCCCACACTCGGCGGTGGCTGGGGGCCCCGCCCCTGGACCTTTCGCTTGCTTGCCTTCCACACCGCCCCCTCCGAGCTTCAACTTTAACCTGCTTTTAGGCTACCGCGGCAGGCCTGGAAGGCAGAGGCGGGGTGAGCCCTGCACCCCAGACACCCGAGCCTCTCCGCCGCCTCTGCCCCGCCCCTCCCCCGGGCGCAGACCCCAGAACCTTCCCTCTGGTCCCGTGCGCCGGGAGGCCCAAGTGCCCCGGCATCATCAGACTGAGGGGGACACAGGAGGAAGGTCCAGGGCCAATGTCTTAAAACACCTTCCGGCTCCTTTGGGCCCCCCCCAGATTGTCATGGCAATATAAAACATGGTGTAGggttcagagttcaaatccttcgCGTTTATTAACGTGTGCTAACGCTACCTAAGCCTCCGTTTCCCGATTCGGAAAAGGGGTTATTAACCCCTACTTCTCAGAGTTAtcgtgaggattaaatgaaaccTATCCAGTGCTAGAGGATCCTTTTCTCCAACaaaaggaacaggaagagaagggcATTAGTTCCTAGGTCCCGGCTAAGCAAGCCCCTTATCGGTGGCTGGGCAGTGACTTTGGGAGCTGCTTGGTGTTGGTACCAAGACATGAATGCTCCTAACCCTTCACCAAGGTCTGACCCTCTCCCTTTCACAAACACCTCCCTTGGCGCCCGTTCTAGACTTTCCTGATGTCCATTTTAACTTGATTTCACATGGAGGGGACTCTGGAGAAAAATCACAGTGTTTTTTGCCTAACTCACACTTGTTT
This window contains:
- the TLCD2 gene encoding LOW QUALITY PROTEIN: TLC domain-containing protein 2 (The sequence of the model RefSeq protein was modified relative to this genomic sequence to represent the inferred CDS: inserted 1 base in 1 codon); the protein is MAPAGFTVAAASFALFRGLHRGLRLAPAPRLADPQDRWMWRNICASLVHSLLSGAGALLWMSQYSHLVSDFARGCPPGTAALVSLSVGYFLADAVDLLWNQPLGPSWHLLCHHALAVGCLSVAVMPGSCLSISVVPLLLEVNSACLHLRKLLLLAGLRSSLLCCLVSWATLATLLVFRLLPLGWTSLQLLRHHPRFPLPFTVLWGVGLLAITIMSMKLLIDLLIXWPLGPSLAHKEGDQKHRGTGEGGLRQASTQRGHLLQAAGLAQTCDLGDRRLRSGRSTGFNPLGPRCTRCRGFLSPGVRGAEAGLGPMLLGGEPRCWC